Genomic segment of Dioscorea cayenensis subsp. rotundata cultivar TDr96_F1 unplaced genomic scaffold, TDr96_F1_v2_PseudoChromosome.rev07_lg8_w22 25.fasta BLBR01001285.1, whole genome shotgun sequence:
atactttTTCAGATCAATTCCAACCATCAATCTGTGATTTGGGAGACTTACGAGTGcttctttaatttaattaatatattaattaaaatttgttatgttcaaatatttattttattaaatatttattttattaagttttgCTTTGGTTCTATTAAACTGCGAAAGTTGGCTTTACTTGATGAGTTGGAAGTTTTGGATCAAGTAAAGGAAGCCAGATGTTTATCTTCGTCAGAATTGCAACAAAGCGGAATCGTAACAAGAGCCAACTCTGTTGGTGAGTTTGAGTATGATAAGAAAGCAATAGGAAATTTATTGGAGGAAAAGGTCTCGACTGCAATGGTTAAAAGAAGGGAATGATAACACTAAGTTTTTTCACGCGGTGCCCAATGgatgaaaaaacataaatttcatTCCATTTGTTAGAAAGGAGGGAGTATTGATTGATGACCCACGTGCTATGCGGGTCCTTATTCGCTAAGCATTTTCAATATCAATTTGGTCAAAAGAGAGCATCTAGATTCAAAGTGGACTTTGGGAAGCTATTTGAACATAAGTCATATGTTGATTTGCCTCAGGTGGAGATTCCATTTACGCTGGAGGAAATCAAAAGTGTGGTGTTTGATTTGGGTCATGATAAAGCACCGGGCCCTAATGGCTTTCCtcagtttttttgttttttcaaacatttatgGGACACGATTAAGGAAGATCTCTGGAGGCTTTGTGATGACTTCTTCTTTGGTAAAGCAAATCTAAAAAGAATAAACTGGGCTTGTATTGCCCTTATCCCAAAGGTGGACACTCTAGGGGCCCCAGGGGACTATCGACCCATCAGCATGATTAATTCCACTTTGAAAATTATCTCAAAGTTGATAGCGACTCCTCTGGACAAGGTCATTAACGGGCTGGTAGACGTTGAACAGTCTGTCTTTTTAAAGGGGAGATATAACCTGGACAACATTGCTTCGCTGGAGGAGTTAATTTTCAGTATCCATAAGTGGAGAATGCATGGTCATATATTGAAAGTGGATTTTGCTAAAGCGTTTGATATGATGGACTGGGATTTCTTACTTGATCTGCTCAAGGCTAGAGGTTTTTGGGAGCGTTGGGGTGGATGGATCTGGAGTATTCTGGTTTCCTCGAAGGCCATTGTCCTTATTAATGGTTCCCCACATGGTTATGTGCGCTAGCAAAGAGGATTGAGACAAGGGGATCCTCTTTCATCATTACTCTTTATCCTTGCTATGGATGCCCTAAGTTCGATGTTCATGCATGCGCTAAAATCCCAAATTCTAGTTGGTGTGCCGTTGGGTGATTTTGGAAGAAGATGCAATCTGCATTATGCAGACGACCTCCTGGTGATGATGACAGGCGGACTGGAAGACCTGAGGATAATGAAGCTTATCCTATATGTGTTCAAAGGTATGTCCGGATTGGAGGCCAATTATACAAAAATGTGTCTATACTCTTGCAAGTTAGGGGAAACCCCGGACGATGCTGCGGCGGGTACTCTTAACTATGCGGTGGGTTCTCTTCTTGTCAACTATCTTGTATCCCAATTTTGGGAGAAGGCACGCGTAAACAAGACTGGGAGGGGCTGATTCTCAAAATTAGAAGGAGACTTTCTTTGTAGAAAGTGAGATATTTGTCATTGGGCTGGAGGCTCACCCTTGTCAACTCTGTCTTATCTATTGGATGTCTATTTTCGCCTGCCATGTTGGGTAATCAAGAAAATTGATAGAATTCGTCGAGATTTCTTGTGGTCAGGCC
This window contains:
- the LOC120256105 gene encoding uncharacterized protein LOC120256105, which encodes MTHVLCGSLFAKHFQYQFGQKRASRFKVDFGKLFEHKSYVDLPQVEIPFTLEEIKSVVFDLGHDKAPGPNGFPQFFCFFKHLWDTIKEDLWRLCDDFFFGKANLKRINWACIALIPKVDTLGAPGDYRPISMINSTLKIISKLIATPLDKVINGLVDVEQSVFLKGRYNLDNIASLEELIFSIHKWRMHGHILKVDFAKAFDMMDWDFLLDLLKARGFWERWGGWIWSILVSSKAIVLINGSPHGYVR